A stretch of Dietzia lutea DNA encodes these proteins:
- a CDS encoding zf-HC2 domain-containing protein — MKEHDPRLDEIDCRAAMRDLSLLVDLECDDACRSRLEHHLAGCPDCREMFLSERRLKAKLSSSCCEKAPSGLRERLMVEIRRTTVTTTDVDGTTVVHRRTTVERRDLT; from the coding sequence ATGAAGGAGCACGATCCGCGCCTCGACGAGATCGACTGTCGCGCCGCGATGCGCGACCTCTCACTGCTCGTGGACCTCGAGTGCGATGACGCCTGCCGTTCGCGCCTCGAGCATCATCTCGCCGGCTGCCCGGACTGCCGGGAGATGTTCCTGTCGGAGCGTCGTCTCAAGGCAAAGCTCTCGAGCTCGTGTTGCGAGAAGGCGCCGTCGGGCCTGCGGGAGCGTCTCATGGTGGAGATCCGGCGCACGACGGTGACCACGACGGACGTCGACGGTACGACCGTCGTGCACCGGCGCACGACGGTGGAGCGGCGCGACCTCACCTGA
- a CDS encoding 50S ribosomal protein bL37 → MGKRGRKRRDRRKKNANHGKRPNS, encoded by the coding sequence ATGGGCAAGCGTGGCCGCAAGAGGCGGGATCGCCGCAAGAAGAACGCCAACCACGGCAAGCGTCCGAACAGCTGA
- a CDS encoding biotin/lipoyl-binding carrier protein — translation MAEQVRAEMVANVMEVVAAVGTEVAEGDTIVLLESMKMEIPVLCETSGTVTEVAVNPGDVIQAGDLIAVID, via the coding sequence ATGGCTGAACAGGTCCGTGCCGAGATGGTCGCGAACGTCATGGAGGTCGTCGCGGCGGTCGGCACCGAGGTCGCCGAGGGCGACACGATCGTGCTCCTCGAGTCGATGAAGATGGAGATCCCGGTGCTGTGTGAGACCTCCGGCACCGTGACCGAGGTGGCGGTGAACCCGGGGGACGTCATCCAGGCGGGTGACCTCATCGCGGTCATCGACTGA
- a CDS encoding WhiB family transcriptional regulator, translating into MDWRHKAICRDEDPELFFPVGNSGPALAQIAEAKIVCNRCPVTAECLSWALESGQDAGVWGGMSEDERRALKRRRARTRTAV; encoded by the coding sequence ATGGACTGGCGCCACAAGGCCATCTGCCGCGACGAGGATCCCGAGCTGTTCTTCCCCGTCGGCAATTCCGGGCCCGCCCTCGCGCAGATCGCCGAGGCGAAGATCGTCTGCAACCGCTGCCCCGTCACCGCCGAGTGCCTGTCCTGGGCCCTCGAGTCCGGCCAGGACGCCGGCGTCTGGGGTGGCATGAGCGAGGACGAGCGTCGCGCCCTCAAGCGTCGCCGCGCCCGCACCCGCACCGCCGTCTGA
- a CDS encoding DEAD/DEAH box helicase, whose translation MATTTAVVDAPSSDSSPSFAELGVRPEIVTALAERGITHTFAIQELTLPLALAGSDLIGQARTGMGKTYGFGVPLLHRISTGEATRELDGTPRALVIVPTRELCLQVTQDLKIAATGLTAPTDSGTRPLKVLAIYGGTPYEQQTEALEKGVDVVVGTPGRLLDLANQSKLVLGKVEALVLDEADEMLDLGFLPDIEKLLRMVPEKRQTMLFSATMPGPIITLARTFLTKPTHIRAEAADSGATHENTSQHVYRAHSLDKPEVVARILQADGRGATMIFCRTKRTAQKLADDLAERGFRVGAIHGDLGQGAREKSLKAFRSGDVDVLVATDVAARGIDVDDVTHVINYQCPEDEKTYVHRIGRTGRAGRTGVAVTLVDWDDLPRWGLIDKALGLDFGEPAETYSTSPHLRSDLGIPESAGGRIGAPTGTGSDRRTDDRGTRGSGRDSGSGSRPARRRTRGGRAGENGPSTSAPATDSPTASGDADSPAPSGDAPARRRRRRRRPSSSSPDQAGRD comes from the coding sequence ATGGCCACGACGACCGCGGTCGTCGACGCCCCGTCCTCCGACTCCTCCCCCAGCTTCGCCGAGCTCGGCGTCCGACCCGAGATCGTCACCGCCCTCGCCGAGCGCGGGATCACCCACACGTTCGCGATCCAGGAACTCACCCTGCCGCTCGCCCTGGCCGGCTCGGACCTCATCGGTCAGGCCCGCACCGGAATGGGCAAGACCTACGGGTTCGGCGTCCCGCTCCTGCACCGCATCTCCACCGGCGAGGCGACCCGTGAGCTCGACGGCACCCCCCGCGCACTGGTGATCGTCCCCACCCGCGAGCTGTGCCTCCAGGTCACCCAGGACCTCAAGATCGCCGCCACCGGGCTCACCGCGCCCACCGACTCGGGCACCCGACCGCTCAAGGTCCTCGCGATCTACGGCGGCACCCCGTACGAGCAGCAGACGGAGGCGCTCGAGAAGGGCGTCGACGTGGTCGTGGGCACCCCCGGGCGCCTGCTCGACCTGGCCAACCAGTCCAAGCTCGTGCTCGGCAAGGTCGAGGCCCTGGTCCTCGACGAGGCCGACGAGATGCTCGATCTGGGCTTCCTGCCGGACATCGAGAAGCTGCTGCGCATGGTGCCCGAGAAGCGGCAGACCATGCTCTTCTCCGCCACCATGCCGGGGCCGATCATCACCCTGGCCCGCACGTTCCTCACCAAGCCCACGCACATCCGCGCCGAGGCCGCCGACTCCGGGGCGACCCACGAGAACACCTCCCAGCACGTCTACCGGGCCCATTCGCTGGACAAGCCCGAGGTCGTGGCGCGCATCCTGCAGGCCGACGGCCGCGGGGCCACCATGATCTTCTGCCGCACCAAGCGCACCGCCCAGAAGCTCGCCGACGACCTCGCCGAGCGGGGCTTCCGCGTGGGCGCGATCCACGGCGACCTCGGCCAGGGCGCGCGCGAGAAGTCGCTCAAGGCGTTCCGCTCCGGTGACGTCGACGTTCTCGTCGCCACCGATGTCGCGGCCCGCGGCATCGACGTCGACGACGTCACCCACGTCATCAACTACCAGTGCCCCGAGGACGAGAAGACCTACGTCCACCGCATCGGCCGCACCGGACGCGCCGGACGCACGGGCGTCGCGGTCACGCTCGTCGACTGGGACGACCTGCCCCGCTGGGGCCTGATCGACAAGGCCCTCGGGCTCGACTTCGGCGAGCCCGCCGAGACCTACTCCACCTCCCCCCACCTGCGGAGCGACCTCGGGATCCCCGAGAGCGCCGGAGGGCGGATCGGCGCCCCCACCGGCACCGGGTCAGACCGCCGCACCGACGACCGTGGCACGCGGGGGTCCGGCCGCGACTCGGGCTCCGGATCGCGACCGGCGCGCCGGCGCACCCGCGGCGGCAGGGCCGGAGAGAACGGGCCCTCGACGTCCGCCCCCGCCACCGACTCCCCCACCGCATCCGGTGACGCGGACTCCCCCGCCCCCTCGGGGGACGCCCCCGCGCGGCGCCGCCGTCGCCGTCGCCGGCCCTCGTCGTCGTCGCCCGATCAGGCCGGCCGGGACTGA
- a CDS encoding DUF3107 domain-containing protein — protein sequence MEVKIGIADSNRELVFKTGMEPDDVHTRVEAALTADAKGILELEDEKGRRYLVSTDRVAYVEIGESARRPVGFLS from the coding sequence GTGGAGGTCAAGATCGGCATCGCCGACAGCAACCGTGAGCTCGTGTTCAAGACCGGGATGGAGCCCGACGACGTGCACACGCGCGTCGAGGCGGCCCTGACCGCGGACGCCAAGGGAATCCTCGAGCTCGAGGACGAGAAGGGCCGTCGCTACCTCGTGTCGACCGACCGGGTGGCGTATGTGGAGATCGGCGAGTCCGCCCGGCGACCGGTGGGCTTCCTGTCCTGA
- a CDS encoding TetR/AcrR family transcriptional regulator, translated as MTSPDGPVPAAPGRARAARLPRGARRSQLIDAAGTVFVEQGFHASGMDDIAVLAGVSKPVLYQHFDSKRDLYIEVLRHHVDALLGRIRAALDSTSDNRRRVEAAVDTFFAYADNDTRGFRLVFYSESGDEDVRRELDRATEGCIDAVHDLVRGDSGLDVHRSRLLAVGLVGASRVSAGHWLDAGRPIPREDAVSTTVTLCWGGLSKIPRHAGDRPTPGA; from the coding sequence ATGACGAGCCCGGACGGACCGGTCCCGGCCGCCCCGGGCCGCGCCCGAGCGGCCCGGCTCCCCCGCGGCGCGCGGCGCAGCCAACTGATCGACGCGGCCGGCACGGTGTTCGTCGAGCAGGGCTTCCACGCCTCCGGGATGGACGACATCGCCGTCCTCGCCGGGGTGTCCAAGCCGGTGCTGTACCAACACTTCGACTCCAAGCGCGACCTGTACATCGAGGTCCTCCGCCACCACGTGGACGCCCTGCTCGGCCGAATCCGGGCCGCGCTCGACTCGACCTCCGACAACCGCCGCCGCGTCGAGGCGGCCGTCGACACGTTCTTCGCCTACGCCGACAACGACACCCGGGGCTTCCGACTGGTCTTCTACTCGGAGTCCGGGGACGAGGACGTCCGCCGCGAACTCGACCGGGCGACCGAGGGGTGCATCGACGCGGTGCACGACCTGGTGCGGGGGGACTCCGGCCTCGACGTGCACCGGTCGCGCCTGCTCGCCGTCGGACTGGTCGGGGCCAGCCGGGTCAGCGCCGGCCACTGGCTCGACGCCGGTCGACCGATCCCCCGCGAGGACGCGGTCTCGACAACGGTCACCCTGTGCTGGGGCGGCCTGTCGAAGATCCCGCGTCACGCCGGTGACCGGCCCACGCCCGGGGCCTGA
- a CDS encoding DUF3152 domain-containing protein, producing MSDGRRRTPAGAEPGARQRAPYYPPHCEPLRAPWDPEESTPGRRRSVPGSRDHLRKQTPVGRFFATWGWRAYAIPVLVVLTALVIADAVVSPDARPDDGAVRAQETPAVVGAPAAGEVPPSGELPEGGPFVEAAGGDFRLVPGGTDPVGRPTAEQFTYTVEVENGIDTVDFGGDDSVARMIDATLANPKSWTADGAVAFQRITRGEPAFRVSLTSPMTVRENCGYDIELEASCYNSATGRVYLNLARWVRGARSFEGDIGSYRQYLVNHEVGHAIGFPAHEPCPADGALAPIMMQQTFGVNNREIHRLDPEGVVPDNDDTCRYNAWPFPDGAPVAR from the coding sequence ATGAGCGACGGCCGTCGTCGGACGCCGGCCGGTGCGGAACCCGGTGCGCGTCAGCGGGCACCGTACTATCCGCCGCATTGTGAGCCACTGCGCGCGCCGTGGGACCCGGAGGAGTCGACCCCGGGCCGTCGCCGGTCGGTGCCCGGTTCCCGGGACCATCTGCGCAAGCAGACGCCGGTCGGGCGGTTCTTCGCCACGTGGGGCTGGCGCGCGTACGCGATCCCGGTGCTCGTGGTGCTCACCGCGCTCGTGATCGCCGACGCCGTCGTCTCGCCGGACGCACGGCCGGACGACGGGGCCGTGCGGGCGCAGGAGACGCCGGCGGTCGTCGGGGCGCCCGCGGCCGGCGAGGTGCCGCCCAGCGGCGAGCTGCCCGAGGGCGGCCCGTTCGTCGAGGCCGCCGGTGGGGACTTCCGGCTGGTGCCCGGCGGGACCGACCCGGTGGGGCGGCCGACGGCGGAGCAGTTCACCTACACGGTGGAGGTCGAGAACGGGATCGACACGGTCGATTTCGGCGGGGACGACTCGGTCGCCCGCATGATCGACGCCACCCTGGCCAACCCCAAGAGCTGGACGGCCGACGGGGCCGTCGCCTTCCAGCGCATCACCCGTGGCGAGCCCGCGTTCCGCGTCTCGCTGACCAGCCCTATGACCGTCCGCGAGAACTGCGGGTACGACATCGAGCTCGAGGCGAGTTGTTACAACTCGGCCACGGGGCGTGTGTACCTCAACCTCGCGCGCTGGGTGCGGGGCGCGCGGTCCTTCGAGGGCGACATCGGCTCCTACCGGCAGTACCTCGTCAATCACGAGGTCGGCCACGCGATCGGCTTCCCGGCGCACGAGCCGTGCCCCGCGGACGGCGCGCTGGCGCCGATCATGATGCAGCAGACGTTCGGGGTGAACAACAGGGAGATCCACCGGTTGGATCCCGAGGGCGTGGTCCCGGACAACGACGACACGTGCCGGTACAACGCGTGGCCGTTCCCCGACGGCGCGCCGGTGGCGCGATGA